The proteins below come from a single Penaeus monodon isolate SGIC_2016 chromosome 23, NSTDA_Pmon_1, whole genome shotgun sequence genomic window:
- the LOC119587846 gene encoding mucin-5AC-like (The sequence of the model RefSeq protein was modified relative to this genomic sequence to represent the inferred CDS: added 59 bases not found in genome assembly), with product MGMFPLREFLLVACCSSLVVAQLDGATTTGSGNSTSAASASPTSTASEEPPSETATTPSSPVTSPSTSTSLLTSTLPASTAVTTSGGTSTDAEAEETDGGVTAGDDAEEEPETHHGSDASPSSHASATETSRVDPSTASPAADTTAHETTRDVTSVTLPPVGPEFDTANQSQSTAPPSRTDTDIDNEGIVLTSESTHNHPESSVTTELSTEEATTHSPETSAESNATTLPIVTPGETTHTERHPEEAHTTPSSAADEHTPAAERTSPEEPSNAPTEAEEHQDHTLAPSEAPSERTTAEETTEEAPSEPDSHQDVSPSAGPSEVTTSETTAHDDPTIATLPTTSSDTTDDSVVQPASTCFGSEEVSTWLVVAVGVGVNVLCVVVTALCVHRIVSRKLSWDPPPIYYNRSKRPAPRPEARAGLNLASDTDCKAGEGGNPTHIPILITNEDGWCVPYSEQDQKKKKKDAAVTTEDTGV from the exons AGTTCCTGTTGGTAGCTTGTTGCTCGTCCTTGGTGGTCGCCCAGCTTGATGGAGCAACGACGACAGGCAGTGGGAATTCTACCTCAGCCGCTTCAGCTTCTCCCACTTCCACAGCCTCTGAGGAACCTCCCTCAGAAACAGCAACTACGCCTTCCTCTCCTGTCACATCTCCCTCGACGTCTACGTCTTTACTGACATCTACACTTCCTGCGTCGACTGCAGTCACTACTTCAGGAGGGACGTCAACGGACGCCGAGGCCGAGGAAACCGATGGCGGTGTGACGGCCGGAGACGATGCTGAAGAGGAGCCCGAAACCCACCACGGCAGTGACGCATCGCCTTCGTCGCACGCAAGCGCGACAGAGACTTCGAGAGTCGACCCCTCCACGGCGTCACCTGCTGCAGACACTACGGCTCATGAAACAACGAGAGACGTGACTTCGGTCACACTCCCGCCAGTTGGCCCTGAATTCGATACCGCTAACCAGAGTCAGTCCACTGCCCCGCCGAGTCGCACAGACACTGATATTGACAATGAAGGGATTGTCTTGACATCTGAAAGTACCCACAACCATCCAGAAAGCAGTGTCACTACAGAACTAAGCACTGAAGAAGCCACTACTCATTCCCCGGAGACTTCCGCTGAGAGCAATGCAACGACATTGCCGATCGTGACCCCAGGGGAGACAACGCACACGGAGAGACACCCTGAAGAGGCACACACAACTCCCTCCAGCGCTGCGGACGAACACACGCCTGCCGCAGAACGTACGTCTCCTGAAGAGCCAAGTAATGCCCCTACTGAGGCTGAAGAACATCAAGACCACACGCTCGCTCCTTCTGAAGCCCCGAGCGAGCGTACAACGGCAGAAGAAACCACAGAGGAAGCACCAAGCGAACCTGACAGCCACCAGGATGTCTCTCCCTCCGCAGGGCCTTCGGAAGTCACCACGAGCGAAACGACTGCTCACGACGACCCAACGATAGCCACGTTACCCACGACCTCCAGTGACACTACAGACGACTCGGTGGTGCAGCCTGCGAGTACTTGTTTCGGCAGCGAGGAA GACGGCCCTGTGTGTGCATCGCATCGTCTCGCGGAAGCTGTCGTGGGATCCGCCGCCCATCTACTACAACCGCTCG AAACGTCCGGCGCCGCGTCCGGAAGCTCGAGCGGGACTTAACCTCGCGTCCGACACCGATTGCAAAGCCGGCGAAGGAGGAAACCCGACGCATATCCCCATCCTGATTACGAACGAAGACGGCTGGTGCGTTCCTTACAGCGAGCaggatcagaagaagaagaagaaagatgccGCTGTCACCACCGAAGATACAGGAGTGTGA